The following DNA comes from Bacteroidota bacterium.
AATAATCCACACGTTTACCTAATAAGTTTTGACGGAAACGACCTTGTTTACCTTTTAGCATATCGCTTAAAGATTTTAAAGGACGGTTACCTTCTGTTTTAACAGCACTTACTCTTCTTGTATTATCAAATAATGAATCTACCGCTTCTTGTAACATACGTTTTTCATTACGTAAAATCACTTCAGGAGCTTTTATTTCCATTAATCGTTTCAAACGGTTGTTACGGATAATAACACGTCTGTATAAATCATTTAAATCAGAAGTTGCAAATCTTCCACCTTCCAATGGAACTAAAGGACGTAATTCTGGTGGAATAACTGGTAATATTTTTACCACCATCCACTCAGGGCGATTTTCACCGTTTTCTTGAGCAGAACGGAATCCTTCAATAACTTTTAAGCGTTTCAAAGCTTCTGCTTTACGTTGTTGACTAGTTTCGTTGCTAGCTTTATTACGTAAACCAAAACTCAATGAATCTAAATCAACTCTGCTTAATAAGAACCAAAGTGCATCACCACCCATTTTAGCGATGAATTTGTTTGGATCGTTATCGTCTAAATATTGATTATCTTTTGGTAACGAATCAAGAATATCTAAATACTCTTCTTCCGTTAACAAATCGTTCATTTGAACACCATCGTTTGATTTAAGACCCGGTTGGCAAACTACGTAACGCTCGTAATAAACAACCATGTCTAATTTTTTAGTAGGCATACCCAATACATAACCTATTTTATTAGGTAATGAACGGAAATACCAAATATGTGCAACAGGAACCACTAAATTAATGTGTCCCATGCGCTCACGTCTAACTTTCTTTTCAGTTACTTCTACCCCACAACGGTCACAAACAATACCTTTGTAACGGATACGTTTGTATTTACCACAATGGCATTCGTAATCTTTTATTGGCCCGAAAATACGTTCACAAAACAAACCACCCATTTCTGGTTTAAACGAGCGATAGTTTATGGTTTCAGGCTTTGTTACTTCACCATGCGATCTTTGTAAAATTGATTCAGGCGAGGCCAAACCAATTCTGATTTTGGTGAAATTGCTTTTTAATTTTTGATCTTTTTTGAAAGACATATATTTTGATTGATACGCGTTTATTTATTGAAAACTAGTTATTAAATATTGATTGGTTGTAAGAAATAAATCTTACAACCAATTTTAATAACTTCTTATTCTAAGGTTACATCTAAGCACAATCCTCTTAACTCGTGCAACAATACATTGAACGATTCAGGAATACCTGGTTGTGGTAAGTTATCACCTTTTACAATTGCCTCGTAAGCTTTAGCTCTACCAATTATATCATCCGATTTAATGGTTAAGATTTCTTGTAAGATATTTGATGCACCATAAGCCTCCAAAGCCCATACCTCCATCTCACCAAAACGCTGACCTCCAAATTGAGCTTTACCACCCAATGGTTGTTGTGTAATTAATGAGTATGGTCCGATAGAACGAGCATGCATCTTATCATCCACCATGTGACCTAATTTAATCATATAAATTACACCCACTGTAGTTGGCTGATCAAAACGCTCACCTGTTAAACCATCGTACAAATATGTTTTACCCCAATCAGGAATACCTGCTTTGCGGGTATATTCTAATACATCATCATCATTAGCTCCATCAAAAATTGGTGTAGCAAATTTTAAACCTAATTCAATACCTGCCCATCCTAAAACAGTTTCGTAAATCTGTCCTAAGTTCATACGAGAAGGTACACCTAAAGGATTTAAAACAATATCAACCGGTCTTCCATCTTCTTGGAAAGGTAAATCCTCGTCACGTACAATACGCGCAACGATACCTTTATTTCCATGGCGACCCGCCATTTTATCACCTACTTTTAATTTACGTTTTTGAGCAATGTAAACTTTAGCTAATTTTAAAATACCATTCGGTAATTCATCACCAACACTAATAGCATACTCTTTACGTCTGTATTCAGCTAACTCTTGGTTTACTCTGTTTTTGTAGTTAGATAAAATTTGTTTGATTAAATCATTTTTATCTGAATCAGTACTCCAGTTGTTTGCGTTTACATTGGTAAAATCAACTTCACCTAAGTTTTTCATAGTGAATTTAGTTCCTTTAGGAATCATTTCTTCACCATAAACATTCATTACACCTTGGCTTGTTTTACCTGATAATATGCTGAATAATTTTTCAACTAATACTGACTTAATACCTGCAGCATTTTTCTCATGCTCTTCAGTTAATTTAGCAATTTTAGTTTTATCGTCAGCCTTGTTGTTTTTATCTTTTTTAGCGCGTGCAAATAATTTTTTCTCTATTACCACACCTGCAGTTGAAGGAGATGCTTTTAAAGATGCATCTTTTACATCACCAGCTTTATCACCAAAAATAGCACGTAATAATTTCTCTTCTGGCGAAGGTTCAGTTTCTCCTTTTGGAGTAATTTTACCTATTAAAATATCACCATCAAATACTTCACATCCAACTCTTATTAAACCATTCTCATCCAAGTTACGTGTTGCATCTTCGCTTACGTTTGGAATATCATTGGTTAATTCTTCTTCACCACGTTTAGTATCACGAACTTCTAATTCATATTCAGTAACATGAATTGAAGTGAAAATATCTTCTTTTACAACTCTTTCGCTAATTACAATCGCATCCTCAAAGTTGTTTCCTTGCCAAGGCATGAAAGCTACTTTTAAGTTTCTACCAATTGCAAGCTCGCCACCTTGAGTAGCATAACCTTCACATAATACAGTGCCTTTAGTAACTTTTTGACCTTTTTTAACAATTGGTTTTAAGTTGATACAAGTATTTTGATTGGTACGTAAGAATTTAGTTAATTTATAAATTTTAGTATCTGTTCCGAAGCTAACCAATTTATCAGTTTCAGTTTGTTCGTAACGAATACGTACTTCATTACCGTCAACATACTCCACAACACCGTTACCTTCAGCTACTATTAAATTACGACTATCACGTGCAATTTTTCCTTCTAATCCTGTTCCAACAACCGGAGCTTCAGGACGTAATAAAGGAACTGCCTGACGTTGCATGTTCGATCCCATCAACGCACGATTCGCATCATTATGTTCCAAGAAAGGAATCATACTTGCAGCAATCGATACAATTTGATTAGGAGCAATATCCATAAATTGCAGTTTCTCTGGCTCCACCATTGGGAAATCACCTTCGTAACGTGCTTTTACTTTTAAATCTTGAAACTCACCTGATACTTCATTGTATTTAGCATCAGACTGAGCAATAACCATTCCTTCTTCATCCTCAGCACTTAAGTAAGTTACCGGTTGACCAACCGATACTTTACCGTTTTCAACTTTTAAGTAAGGAGTTTCAATAAAGCCCATGCTATTAATTTTTGCATGAACACATAGAGATGAAATCAATCCGATATTTGGTCCCTCAGGAGTTTCAATAGTACACAAACGACCGTAGTGAGTGTAATGTACGTCACGAACCTCGAAACCAGCTCTTTCACGAGAAAGACCACCTGGCCCTAGGGCAGACATTCTTCTTTTGTGCGTAATCTCAGCCAATGGATTGGTTTGATCCATGAATTGAGATAACTGATTGGTACCGAAAAATGAATTAATTACTGAAGATAATGTTTTAGCATTAATCAAATCTTGTGGCGTAAAAACTTCGTTATCGCGAATGTTCATACGCTCACGGATTGTTCTGCTCATACGAGCTAAACCAACACCAAATTGAGAATATAATTGCTCACCTACTGTTCTTACACGTCTGTTACTTAAATGGTCAATATCATCCACATCTGCACGTGAATTCGATAACTCAATTAAGTATTTTATAATTGAAACGATATCATCTTTTGATAATACACGATTATCCAATGACTCGTTTTTGTTTAATTTACGGTTGATACGGTAACGACCTACTTCACCTAAATCATAACGTTTGTCAGAGAAGAATAATTTTTCAATTACCCCACGTGCTGTTTCTTCATCAGGTGGATCTGCGTTACGTAACTGGCGATAGATATGCTCATGAGCTTCTTTAGCACTATTTGAAGTATCTTTTTGTAAAGTATTTAAAATAGTAGCAAACTCATTGTGGTTTGATTCATTTTTGTGAAGAATAATGGTTTTAACATCTGCTTCTAATATTAAATCAACGTGGCTATCTTCAATAGTCGTATCGCGCTCAATGATTACTTCATTACGCTCAATTGAAACTACTTCACCGGTATCTTCATCCACAAAATCCTCTACCCATGTTCTTAAAACACGTGCAGCTAATTTGCGGCCTAATACTTTTTTCAAACCTGCTTTGCTTACTTTAATTTCTTCAGCTAAGTCAAACAAGTTTAATATATCTTTATCAGATTCGAATCCAATAGCACGTAATAACGTAGTTACCGGAAACTTTTTCTTTCTATCAATGTAAGCATACATTACGTTGTTTACATCTGTTGCAAATTCAATCCAACTTCCTTTAAAAGGAATTACCCTTGCAGAGTAAAGTTTTGTTCCATTGGTGTGGTACGATTGACCAAAAAACACACCTGGCGAACGGTGTAATTGAGAAACAATTACGCGCTCCGCTCCATTGATACAGAAAGTACCGCTTGGAGTCATATATGGAATTGTTCCTAAGTAAACATCTTGAACAATGGTTTGGAAATCCTCATGTTCAGGATCGTTACAGCTCAGTTTTAATTTAGCCTTTAAAGGAACACTATAAGTTAAACCACGCTCAATACACTCTTCAATTGAGTAACGAGGGGGATCAACAAAATAATCTAAAAATTCTAACGTAAATATGTTTCTGGTATCGCTAATAGGAAAATTTTCCTGAAACACTTTGAAAAGCCCTTCGTTAGCTCTACTTTCCGAAGTAGTATCTAACTGAAAAAACTCTCTAAAAGATTCTAATTGAACATCCAAAAAATCTGGATAATCAATGACTGGTTTTACCGATGCGAAGGAGATTCTTCCCTCTGGTGTTATAGTTCTGTTAGTCAATGTAATAATTTTTTTTAAATTGAAAATACCTCAATTTACTAGTAATTCATTTTAATTAAGAATGGTTGAATAAAACCAAAAAACTCATAAACAATTATTTATTGCTAAATTCCTGTTTAGTAGAAAAACATTTTAGTGCTTTTTTTAAATGCAGAATTGACCCGCGGCAATTTGCCGGGGTCAAGCCTGCTTATTTTGCTAAAAGCAATTATTTTACTTCAACTTCAGCACCTGCTTCTTCAAGCTTAGCTTTTAAGCTTTCAGCTTCAGTTTTGTCAACACCTTCTTTGATAGGTTTTGGAGCACCATCAACTAATTCTTTAGCTTCTTTCAAACCTAAACCTGTTAAGTCTTTTACAACTTTAACTACGTTTAATTTTGCTGCACCAGCACTTTTCAATATTACGTTGAAAGATGTTTGTTCAGCAGCAGCTTCACCAGCTGCAGCAGGAGCAGCAGCAACAGCAACAGCTGCAGCAGCAGGCTCTATGCCGTACTCATCTTTTAAAATTTTTGCTAATTCGTTAACGTCTTTTACTGAAAGGTTAACTAATTGTTCTGCGAACGCTTTTAAATCTGCCATGATTGTATTGTTTTTTTTTGTTTTTAATTAATAAATGTGATTTTATCTGAATTATTCAGGACGCTCAGATAACGTTTTTACTAAGCCTGCAATTTTACCTCCACCTGAAGCTTGTAATGCACTAATAACATTTTGAGCTGGGCTTTGTAATAAACCGATAATTTCACCGATAAGCTCATTTTTCGTTTTAAGAGCCATTAATGCATCTAATTGATCATCTCCGATAAAAATATCGACATCAATACATGCACCTTTTAAGCGAGGTATTTGTGTTTTTTTACGAAATGCTTTGATAACCTTAGCAGGTTCCTTCATTTCGTGGCTAAACATAAGCGCAGTATTTCCTACTAATGTTTCTGATAACTGACCAAAATCTCTGCCACTACGTTCCATTGCTTTTTCAACCAAAGTATTTTTAGCCACTTGCATGGTAATACCTGCTTTGAATAACTCTCTACGTAATTGGCTAGTTTGTTGAGCATTTAAACTGGCCACATCAGTTACATAAATATTCTTGTACTCGTTTAATAAACCAGCCAAGCTATCTATCACTTCGTTTTTTTCGTGTTTTGTCATAACTGTTGCTTAAAATTATTAAATGCCCGGAACCGATTTTGTATCTACAGAAATGCCCGGACTCATTGTACTACTTATACTAATGCCTTTAAGGTAAGTTCCTTTAGCAGCAGAAGGTTTAAGTTTGTTTATTGTTTGGATAAGCTCCACTGCATTTTCAAATAATTTTTGAGGCTCCATAGAAACTTTTCCGATTGATGTATGGATTGCTCCTTCTTTATCAACTTTAAAGTCAATTTTACCTGCTTTTACTTCTTTTACAGTTTTACCAATTTCCATTGTAACGGTTCCTGATTTAGGATTTGGCATTAAGTTACGAGGGCCTAATATTTTACCCAATTTACCTAATTTAGCCATTACCGCAGGCATTGTTACAATGATATCAATGTCAACCCATCCTTGCTCAATCTTTTGGATAAATTCATCCAAACCTACGTGGTCTGCACCTGCTTCACGAGCTTCAGCTTCCTTATCAGGAGTAACTAAAGCTAAAACGCGAACGTCTTTGCCGGTACCATGTGGTAAACTAACCACACCACGAACCATTTGATTGGCTTTTTTAGGGTCAACTCCCAATCGTACATCAATATCTACCGATGAATCAAATTTAGTGTAAGAAATTTCTTTCACTAATTTAGATGCGTCAGACAAAGTGTAGTTTTTGCTTGCCTCAATTTTCTTGAGTACTTCTTTTCTTTTTTTGCTGATCCTTGCCATTGTTTTACAATCTAAAAATTAATTTTGAAATGGACTATCACCCGTAACAGTAATACCCATAGAGCGAGCTGAACCTGCTACCATTTTCATGGCTGATTCTACTTTAAAGCAGTTCATATCTTGCATTTTATCAGCCGCAATTGCTCTCACCTGATCCCAAGTTACTGTTCCAACTTTTTTACGGTTAGATTCAGCAGAACCAGCTTTGATTTTTGCAGCTTCCAGCAGTTGAGAGGCTACTGGTGGTGTTTTAATAATAAAGTCGAAAGACTTATCACTATATACCGAAATTACTACCGGTAAAATTTTACCAGCTTTATCCTGAGTTCTAGCATTAAATTGCTTACAAAACTCCATGATATTTATACCTTTTGAACCTAAAGCCGGTCCAATTGGTGGTGCAGGGTTAGCGGCTCCGCCTTTTACCTGCAATTTTACAAATCCTGTTAATTCTTTTGCCATTTTATTTATTTATTAATAGCCGTTTTTGGCGTTCTATATTTAATCAGTGGAAAGCAGCATTAAATATAAATAACCAATTGTTGGCTTTCAATTCTATTTTTCTTTTTCTACCTGAACAAAGTTTAACTCTAAAGGAGTTCTTCTTCCAAATATTTTTACCATTACTTTTAGCTTTTTCTTTTCTTCACTCACCTCTTCTATCAACCCATCAAATCCGCTAAAAGGACCATCTATAACTTTTACTGTTTCGCCAACAATAAAAGGCTCTGACATTACTTCTCCTTGTTCACCAATAGCATCAACGTTACCTAAAATACGGGCAACTTCTGATTGACGCAAAGGAACCGGAGTTGATTTGCCACCTAAAAATCCAACTACTCCGTTTACAGAATTAATAATGTGGCCAACTTCGCCCACTATTTCCGCCTGTATTAAAATATAACCTGGTAAATACGCTTTTTCTTTAGCTATTTTTTTACCATTTTTTACGGTGTATACTTTTTCCGTAGGAATTAAAATTTGGGGTACAAAAGCGCTTAAGCCAGCTCTTTCAAGCTCAACTTCTATTTGTGCCTTTACCTTTTTTTCTTGTCCGGTAATTGCTCTGGCTACATACCACTTAAATTGTTGTTCCTGTGTCATTATAATACTCAAATTTTTTACTTAAATATTTGGTAAAAAAATCCTAATCCACCATTGCTTATTAAATCCATTATAAAAATAACGAAGGCAATTAATAAGGTAGCTATCATTACTATAATAGTGCTTTCTTGTAATTCACCCCAAGTAGGCCAAGTTACTTTATTTAGCAATTCATCGTATGATAATTTAACGTACTCTTTAATTTTATTCATATCAACTTTGAGAGGTAAGCTTAATTGCTTTTTACTCTTATATTTTAGCAGGAGTGGAGAGATTCGAACTCCCATCAACGGTTTTGGAGACCGCTATTCTACCCTTGAACTACACTCCTAAATTAGACACTAAATGTTGGCTAAGCGAACTTAACCAACATTCGGTATCTAATGGTATTTGTTTAAATTATTTTATAATTTCAGTAACCTGACCAGCACCTACTGTACGACCACCTTCACGAATAGCAAAACGTAAGTTTTTTTCCATTGCGATTGGGTTGATTAATTTTACAGTAATAGTTACGTTATCACCAGGCATAACCATTTCCATTCCTTCAGGTAATACTACTTCACCTGTAACGTCTGTTGTACGGAAGTAGAATTGAGGACGGTATTTGTTAAAGAATGGAGTGTGACGTCCACCTTCGTCTTTTGATAAAACGTAGATTTCTGCTTTGAATTCAACGTGAGGCATTACTGAACCTGGTTTGCAAATAACCATACCTCTACGGATTGATTCTTTGTCAACACCACGTAATAATAAACCTACGTTATCACCAGCTTCACCTCTGTCTAATATTTTACGGAACATTTCAACACCTGTAACTGTAGAAGTTAATTTCTCAGCACCTAAACCAATAATTTCTACTGGATCATTTGAGTTGATAACACCACGCTCGATACGACCTGTAGCAACTGTACCACGACCAGTAATTGAGAATACGTCTTCAACCGGCATTAAGAAAGGTAACTCAGTTAAACGTGGAGGAACCGGGATATAAGAATCTACAGCATCCATTAATTCCATGATTTTAGCAACCCATTTAGCATCTCCGTTTAATCCACCTAAAGCAGATCCTTGGATAACTGGAATTTCATCACCAGGGAATTCATATTTGTTTAATAATTCACGGATTTCCATTTCAACGATTTCTAATAACTCAGAATCGTCAACCATATCAACCTTGTTCATGAATACAACAATACGAGGTACACCTACCTGACGAGCTAAAAGGATATGCTCGCGAGTTTGAGGCATAGGACCATCTGTAGATGCAACCACTAGGATAGCACCATCCATTTGTGCAGCACCCGTAACCATGTTTTTAACATAATCCGCGTGACCTGGACAATCTACGTGAGCGTAGTGACGGTTAGCTGTAGCATACTCAACGTGTGCTGTGTTAATTGTAATACCTCTTTCTTTTTCTTCTGGAGCTGAGTCGATAGAGTCAAAAGAACGAGCTTCTGATAAACCTGCATCCGATAATACTTTAGTAATCGCTGCAGTTAAAGTTGTTTTACCGTGATCTACGTGACCAATTGTACCAATGTTAACATGTGGTTTACTGCGGTCAAATTTTTCTTTAGCCATGATGTTTTATTTTTTTATTTTATTGTTTTTTAAATGCACCAAAAGCCCCCTAGGGAGCTATTATTTTTTTGAGCTGTTGAAGAGAATTGAACTCTCGACCTCTTCCTTACCAAGGAAGTGCTCTACCCCTGAGCTACAACAGCTTGTTTTTTTTATATTATGTTGTAGTTCTTTATAAATTTAACACTTCGTTAAATTGAACTTCTAAACGCTTTATTTACAAAATCAAACAAACACTTGCAAATGCTTGCTTAATTCAAATTGTTTTATTCTTCGATACACTCTATAAAACAATTTTACTAGAGCGAGAGACGAGGCTCGAACCCGCGACCTACAGCTTGGAAGGCTGTCGCTCTACCAACTGAGCTACTCTCGCTTATTATGTTTGTGGGGAGAGAAGGATTCGAACCTTCGTAGATTTCTCAACGGATTTACAGTCCGTCCCATTTGGCCGCTCTGGTATCTCCCCTATTATTACTTACGTAATAAATGAGCCACTTGCCGGAATCGAACCAGCGACCTACTGATTACAAATCAGTTGCTCTACCAGCTGAGCTAAAGTGGCTTTTACTTGTGTTTTGTTTATTAATTAAGAGCAGGTAAGTTAATAATTAACTTGATTGGCATCGTTTCTTTCGAAATAATACAAATCAATTAGATAGTAAAAATATAAGTGGTAGTTATATTTTCCGTGATTTAACACTAGTTTACTAATAAAAGAACTGCCCTTTCTTTGATTTTGGGACTGCAAATGTAGGAGTTTAAAGCAATTTTCAAATACCTTTTCAAAAAAAATTTAAAGTTTTTTCATAAATATAGTATTCCGGAGCGATTATCTATTTATAAAAATAAAAAAGCCAGCTACTTA
Coding sequences within:
- the rpoB gene encoding DNA-directed RNA polymerase subunit beta, translating into MTNRTITPEGRISFASVKPVIDYPDFLDVQLESFREFFQLDTTSESRANEGLFKVFQENFPISDTRNIFTLEFLDYFVDPPRYSIEECIERGLTYSVPLKAKLKLSCNDPEHEDFQTIVQDVYLGTIPYMTPSGTFCINGAERVIVSQLHRSPGVFFGQSYHTNGTKLYSARVIPFKGSWIEFATDVNNVMYAYIDRKKKFPVTTLLRAIGFESDKDILNLFDLAEEIKVSKAGLKKVLGRKLAARVLRTWVEDFVDEDTGEVVSIERNEVIIERDTTIEDSHVDLILEADVKTIILHKNESNHNEFATILNTLQKDTSNSAKEAHEHIYRQLRNADPPDEETARGVIEKLFFSDKRYDLGEVGRYRINRKLNKNESLDNRVLSKDDIVSIIKYLIELSNSRADVDDIDHLSNRRVRTVGEQLYSQFGVGLARMSRTIRERMNIRDNEVFTPQDLINAKTLSSVINSFFGTNQLSQFMDQTNPLAEITHKRRMSALGPGGLSRERAGFEVRDVHYTHYGRLCTIETPEGPNIGLISSLCVHAKINSMGFIETPYLKVENGKVSVGQPVTYLSAEDEEGMVIAQSDAKYNEVSGEFQDLKVKARYEGDFPMVEPEKLQFMDIAPNQIVSIAASMIPFLEHNDANRALMGSNMQRQAVPLLRPEAPVVGTGLEGKIARDSRNLIVAEGNGVVEYVDGNEVRIRYEQTETDKLVSFGTDTKIYKLTKFLRTNQNTCINLKPIVKKGQKVTKGTVLCEGYATQGGELAIGRNLKVAFMPWQGNNFEDAIVISERVVKEDIFTSIHVTEYELEVRDTKRGEEELTNDIPNVSEDATRNLDENGLIRVGCEVFDGDILIGKITPKGETEPSPEEKLLRAIFGDKAGDVKDASLKASPSTAGVVIEKKLFARAKKDKNNKADDKTKIAKLTEEHEKNAAGIKSVLVEKLFSILSGKTSQGVMNVYGEEMIPKGTKFTMKNLGEVDFTNVNANNWSTDSDKNDLIKQILSNYKNRVNQELAEYRRKEYAISVGDELPNGILKLAKVYIAQKRKLKVGDKMAGRHGNKGIVARIVRDEDLPFQEDGRPVDIVLNPLGVPSRMNLGQIYETVLGWAGIELGLKFATPIFDGANDDDVLEYTRKAGIPDWGKTYLYDGLTGERFDQPTTVGVIYMIKLGHMVDDKMHARSIGPYSLITQQPLGGKAQFGGQRFGEMEVWALEAYGASNILQEILTIKSDDIIGRAKAYEAIVKGDNLPQPGIPESFNVLLHELRGLCLDVTLE
- a CDS encoding DNA-directed RNA polymerase subunit beta', coding for MSFKKDQKLKSNFTKIRIGLASPESILQRSHGEVTKPETINYRSFKPEMGGLFCERIFGPIKDYECHCGKYKRIRYKGIVCDRCGVEVTEKKVRRERMGHINLVVPVAHIWYFRSLPNKIGYVLGMPTKKLDMVVYYERYVVCQPGLKSNDGVQMNDLLTEEEYLDILDSLPKDNQYLDDNDPNKFIAKMGGDALWFLLSRVDLDSLSFGLRNKASNETSQQRKAEALKRLKVIEGFRSAQENGENRPEWMVVKILPVIPPELRPLVPLEGGRFATSDLNDLYRRVIIRNNRLKRLMEIKAPEVILRNEKRMLQEAVDSLFDNTRRVSAVKTEGNRPLKSLSDMLKGKQGRFRQNLLGKRVDY
- the tuf gene encoding elongation factor Tu produces the protein MAKEKFDRSKPHVNIGTIGHVDHGKTTLTAAITKVLSDAGLSEARSFDSIDSAPEEKERGITINTAHVEYATANRHYAHVDCPGHADYVKNMVTGAAQMDGAILVVASTDGPMPQTREHILLARQVGVPRIVVFMNKVDMVDDSELLEIVEMEIRELLNKYEFPGDEIPVIQGSALGGLNGDAKWVAKIMELMDAVDSYIPVPPRLTELPFLMPVEDVFSITGRGTVATGRIERGVINSNDPVEIIGLGAEKLTSTVTGVEMFRKILDRGEAGDNVGLLLRGVDKESIRRGMVICKPGSVMPHVEFKAEIYVLSKDEGGRHTPFFNKYRPQFYFRTTDVTGEVVLPEGMEMVMPGDNVTITVKLINPIAMEKNLRFAIREGGRTVGAGQVTEIIK
- the rplJ gene encoding 50S ribosomal protein L10; amino-acid sequence: MTKHEKNEVIDSLAGLLNEYKNIYVTDVASLNAQQTSQLRRELFKAGITMQVAKNTLVEKAMERSGRDFGQLSETLVGNTALMFSHEMKEPAKVIKAFRKKTQIPRLKGACIDVDIFIGDDQLDALMALKTKNELIGEIIGLLQSPAQNVISALQASGGGKIAGLVKTLSERPE
- the rplK gene encoding 50S ribosomal protein L11, with the translated sequence MAKELTGFVKLQVKGGAANPAPPIGPALGSKGINIMEFCKQFNARTQDKAGKILPVVISVYSDKSFDFIIKTPPVASQLLEAAKIKAGSAESNRKKVGTVTWDQVRAIAADKMQDMNCFKVESAMKMVAGSARSMGITVTGDSPFQN
- the nusG gene encoding transcription termination/antitermination protein NusG, which gives rise to MTQEQQFKWYVARAITGQEKKVKAQIEVELERAGLSAFVPQILIPTEKVYTVKNGKKIAKEKAYLPGYILIQAEIVGEVGHIINSVNGVVGFLGGKSTPVPLRQSEVARILGNVDAIGEQGEVMSEPFIVGETVKVIDGPFSGFDGLIEEVSEEKKKLKVMVKIFGRRTPLELNFVQVEKEK
- the rplA gene encoding 50S ribosomal protein L1; this translates as MARISKKRKEVLKKIEASKNYTLSDASKLVKEISYTKFDSSVDIDVRLGVDPKKANQMVRGVVSLPHGTGKDVRVLALVTPDKEAEAREAGADHVGLDEFIQKIEQGWVDIDIIVTMPAVMAKLGKLGKILGPRNLMPNPKSGTVTMEIGKTVKEVKAGKIDFKVDKEGAIHTSIGKVSMEPQKLFENAVELIQTINKLKPSAAKGTYLKGISISSTMSPGISVDTKSVPGI
- the secE gene encoding preprotein translocase subunit SecE → MNKIKEYVKLSYDELLNKVTWPTWGELQESTIIVMIATLLIAFVIFIMDLISNGGLGFFYQIFK
- the rplL gene encoding 50S ribosomal protein L7/L12; translation: MADLKAFAEQLVNLSVKDVNELAKILKDEYGIEPAAAAVAVAAAPAAAGEAAAEQTSFNVILKSAGAAKLNVVKVVKDLTGLGLKEAKELVDGAPKPIKEGVDKTEAESLKAKLEEAGAEVEVK